From the Malus domestica chromosome 17, GDT2T_hap1 genome, one window contains:
- the LOC103405009 gene encoding zinc finger CCCH domain-containing protein 18 isoform X3, with the protein MDFSESTKVVYNRIQKIEPENVSKIIGYLLLQDHGERDMIRLAFSPDNLIQSLINKAKAELGLCKLAVSPSISPQMNQGPVSDLPLQFTPYSPRPVSSPVTIGAANPYRELSDDQQPLQAVEFASSGYSDSVIENYRLQNRMQFLPEFSSNYCYHEPALSMSTTRRSPSLPVFPVKVCHYFNKGFCKHGSNCRYFHGHPMPESFSQFFSQNSNELSNDDHVVSPGSLEKLKMEIIELLKSRRGFPISIASLPMTYYEKYGRTLQAEGYLTESQRHGKAGYSLTKLLARLKNSIRLIDRPHGQHSVILAEDIPKYLEYTGEKTEPGGSIAGSRQIYLTFPAESNFTEQDVSNYFNKYGLVQDVRIPCQQKRMFGFVTFVYAETVRQILSKGNPHFVCGARVLVKPYREKSRLVDWKHSDTMQHSMCYHSHLMDGDSELQAMPRVCDSARFLRKQFIEENEQALELERRRLSEMNLAVKPLSHHFYHGYSIDDFKHPEAHVEQAEFPSTEEFDYLLDS; encoded by the exons ATGGATTTTTCTGAGTCCACAAAAGTTGTGTACAATAGGATCCAGAAGATAGAGCCTGAAAATGTGTCCAAGATTATCGGTTATCTTCTGTTGCAAGACCATGGCGAGCGTGACATGATCCGACTAGCTTTCAGCCCTGATAATTTGATCCAGTCTCTGATTAACAAAGCGAAAGCTGAGCTCGGGTTATGCAAACTGGCAGTGTCTCCTTCAATCTCACCTCAGATGAACCAGGGTCCTGTTTCCGACCTGCCTTTACAATTCACCCCATACAGTCCACGACCTGTTTCATCTCCCGTGACCATTGGGGCAGCAAATCCATATAGGGAACTGTCTGATGATCAGCAACCACTGCAAGCCGTAGAGTTTGCTTCATCAGGGTACTCAGATTCAGTGATTGAAAATTATCGACTCCAAAATCGAATGCAGTTTCTGCCTGAGTTTTCAAGCAATTACTGTTATCATGAACCTGCATTGAGTATGAGTACCACTCGAAGGTCTCCAAGCTTGCCTGTATTTCCTGTTAAGGTTTGCCATTACTTCAATAAGGGGTTCTGTAAGCATGGAAGCAACTGCCGGTACTTCCATGGGCATCCCATGCCAGAAAGCTTTTCTCAGTTTTTCAGCCAAAACTCGAATGAGCTTTCAAATGATGATCACGTTGTCTCCCCTGGCTCCCTTGAAAAGCTAAAGATGGAAATAATTGAGCTTTTGAAATCTAGGAGAGGGTTCCCGATATCAATTGCCTCTTTGCCGATGACGTACTATGAGAAATATGGGAGGACTCTTCAAGCTGAGGGATACCTCACAGAGAGCCAGAGACATGGTAAAGCTGGCTACAGCCTGACCAAGCTTCTTGCTCGATTGAAGAACAGCATTCGCCTTATTGACAG GCCTCACGGACAGCACTCAGTTATATTGGCAGAAGATATCCCAAAATATTTAGAGTATACTGGTGAGAAAACTGAACCTGGTGGCAGTATTGCTGGTTCTCGACAGATATATCTTACCTTTCCAGCCGAGAGTAATTTCACGGAGCAAGATGTTTCCAACTACTTCAA CAAATATGGGCTAGTTCAAGATGTACGCATCCCATGTCAACAAAAGAGGATGTTTGGTTTTGTCACCTTTGTTTATGCAGAGACGGTGAGGCAGATTTTGTCAAAAGGGAATCCTCATTTTGTATGCGGGGCTCGTGTGCTAGTGAAACCTTACAGGGAAAAGTCTAGGCTTGTTGACTG GAAGCATTCGGATACGATGCAGCATTCCATGTGCTACCATTCACATTTAATGGATGGAGATTCGGAGCTTCAAGCAA TGCCCAGAGTTTGCGATAGCGCAAGATTTCTAAGGAAGCAGTTCATAGAGGAAAATGAGCAAGCACTCGAACTTGAGAGAAGGCGTCTCTCGGAGATGAATTTAGCAGTTAAGCCGTTGTCCCATCATTTCTATCATGGCTACTCGATAGATGACTTCAAGCATCCAGAAG CCCATGTAGAGCAAGCTGAGTTCCCATCCACCGAGGAATTTGACTATTT ACTGGATTCATAG
- the LOC103405009 gene encoding zinc finger CCCH domain-containing protein 18 isoform X1, which yields MDFSESTKVVYNRIQKIEPENVSKIIGYLLLQDHGERDMIRLAFSPDNLIQSLINKAKAELGLCKLAVSPSISPQMNQGPVSDLPLQFTPYSPRPVSSPVTIGAANPYRELSDDQQPLQAVEFASSGYSDSVIENYRLQNRMQFLPEFSSNYCYHEPALSMSTTRRSPSLPVFPVKVCHYFNKGFCKHGSNCRYFHGHPMPESFSQFFSQNSNELSNDDHVVSPGSLEKLKMEIIELLKSRRGFPISIASLPMTYYEKYGRTLQAEGYLTESQRHGKAGYSLTKLLARLKNSIRLIDRPHGQHSVILAEDIPKYLEYTGEKTEPGGSIAGSRQIYLTFPAESNFTEQDVSNYFNKYGLVQDVRIPCQQKRMFGFVTFVYAETVRQILSKGNPHFVCGARVLVKPYREKSRLVDWKHSDTMQHSMCYHSHLMDGDSELQAMPRVCDSARFLRKQFIEENEQALELERRRLSEMNLAVKPLSHHFYHGYSIDDFKHPEAHVEQAEFPSTEEFDYFLDVLNNGSTSDDKISHINTNYNDQDSSQGINLPESPFATQMASGISTVS from the exons ATGGATTTTTCTGAGTCCACAAAAGTTGTGTACAATAGGATCCAGAAGATAGAGCCTGAAAATGTGTCCAAGATTATCGGTTATCTTCTGTTGCAAGACCATGGCGAGCGTGACATGATCCGACTAGCTTTCAGCCCTGATAATTTGATCCAGTCTCTGATTAACAAAGCGAAAGCTGAGCTCGGGTTATGCAAACTGGCAGTGTCTCCTTCAATCTCACCTCAGATGAACCAGGGTCCTGTTTCCGACCTGCCTTTACAATTCACCCCATACAGTCCACGACCTGTTTCATCTCCCGTGACCATTGGGGCAGCAAATCCATATAGGGAACTGTCTGATGATCAGCAACCACTGCAAGCCGTAGAGTTTGCTTCATCAGGGTACTCAGATTCAGTGATTGAAAATTATCGACTCCAAAATCGAATGCAGTTTCTGCCTGAGTTTTCAAGCAATTACTGTTATCATGAACCTGCATTGAGTATGAGTACCACTCGAAGGTCTCCAAGCTTGCCTGTATTTCCTGTTAAGGTTTGCCATTACTTCAATAAGGGGTTCTGTAAGCATGGAAGCAACTGCCGGTACTTCCATGGGCATCCCATGCCAGAAAGCTTTTCTCAGTTTTTCAGCCAAAACTCGAATGAGCTTTCAAATGATGATCACGTTGTCTCCCCTGGCTCCCTTGAAAAGCTAAAGATGGAAATAATTGAGCTTTTGAAATCTAGGAGAGGGTTCCCGATATCAATTGCCTCTTTGCCGATGACGTACTATGAGAAATATGGGAGGACTCTTCAAGCTGAGGGATACCTCACAGAGAGCCAGAGACATGGTAAAGCTGGCTACAGCCTGACCAAGCTTCTTGCTCGATTGAAGAACAGCATTCGCCTTATTGACAG GCCTCACGGACAGCACTCAGTTATATTGGCAGAAGATATCCCAAAATATTTAGAGTATACTGGTGAGAAAACTGAACCTGGTGGCAGTATTGCTGGTTCTCGACAGATATATCTTACCTTTCCAGCCGAGAGTAATTTCACGGAGCAAGATGTTTCCAACTACTTCAA CAAATATGGGCTAGTTCAAGATGTACGCATCCCATGTCAACAAAAGAGGATGTTTGGTTTTGTCACCTTTGTTTATGCAGAGACGGTGAGGCAGATTTTGTCAAAAGGGAATCCTCATTTTGTATGCGGGGCTCGTGTGCTAGTGAAACCTTACAGGGAAAAGTCTAGGCTTGTTGACTG GAAGCATTCGGATACGATGCAGCATTCCATGTGCTACCATTCACATTTAATGGATGGAGATTCGGAGCTTCAAGCAA TGCCCAGAGTTTGCGATAGCGCAAGATTTCTAAGGAAGCAGTTCATAGAGGAAAATGAGCAAGCACTCGAACTTGAGAGAAGGCGTCTCTCGGAGATGAATTTAGCAGTTAAGCCGTTGTCCCATCATTTCTATCATGGCTACTCGATAGATGACTTCAAGCATCCAGAAG CCCATGTAGAGCAAGCTGAGTTCCCATCCACCGAGGAATTTGACTATTTTCTGGATGTTTTGAATAATGGTTCCACCAGTGATGACAAAATCAGTCACATTAACACTAATTACAATGATCAAGATAG CAGtcaaggaattaaccttccagAGAGCCCATTCGCGACTCAAATGGCGAGTGGCATATCAACAGTTTCATAG
- the LOC103405008 gene encoding uncharacterized protein: MDPQLWHKVAALSGMAALGLGTYGAHGFKPKNPTYKEVWHTASLYHLVHTAALLAAPITKNPTIFGGLLTAGILAFSGTCYTVALLEDRKYSTLAPFGGFAFIAAWGSLLF; this comes from the exons ATGGATCCACAACTGTGGCACAAAGTAGCCGCCCTCTCTG GAATGGCAGCTCTTGGGTTGGGTACATATGGCGCCCAtggtttcaaacccaaaaacccaactTACAAAGAG GTTTGGCACACAGCTTCTCTCTACCATTTGGTTCACACAGCAGCTCTTCTTGCTGCCCCTATCACCAAGAACCCCACCATT TTTGGAGGCCTTTTGACTGCTGGAATACTCGCATTCTCCGGGAC GTGTTATACTGTGGCATTACTCGAGGATAGAAAGTACTCTACGTTGGCTCCTTTCGGTGGCTTTGCTTTCATCGCTGCTTGGGGCAGCTTGCTATTTTAA
- the LOC103405010 gene encoding uncharacterized protein has translation MEVNIEEALKAKETAEKRFFEKDFTGALTYAVKAKSLYPELEGISHMLATFDVYVASEAKYYGEMDHYKILGLKPSASKDAVKKQYKKMAVLLHPDKNKCVGADGAFKLVSEAVTVLSDTAKRRLYDLQRNKQLAATGNQPNLSSVHAGGVQGFNNCSSSSVSHGRLDTFWTVCTSCKVQYEYLRKYVNKRLSCKNCRGIFIAVESGAAPANGSFPYTPCPWPYVPSNGYGNHGFDGVTYVPSNGTFFPGNGISGFHSGHGYEYTSNMSFQWNSYSGTSAGVAALHGSSAISPDAVYQSNGNVKKAREKVKSRVNGKRSVTNVVAKVDLTVPASCNQPPESKSNGRDKRRKLTVGASFRNGLDEKVSKSALEAKLANGNGSIGSDQKILSSRELPTRRCSMAPAFDTKKLLLEKARTEILKKLAEFKLASEAAAAVKNTEREAEVRQPEVAQAQKLEIKNTEPLCITVPDPDFHDFDKDRSEESFKPKQIWALYDEEDGMPRLYCLIREVVSLKPFKLVITYLGSKTDSEFGSVNWLDCGFTKSCGNFRARNLDVIEHVNIFSHALSREKAGRGGCVRIYPRSGDIWAMYRNWSNNWDRSTPAEVRHQYIMVEVLDDYSEDLGVCVSPLVKLAGFKTVYQSNTDKAAIQWIPKREMLRFSHQVPSWLLKGEESNLPGKCWDLDPAATPDELLHAAVETEA, from the coding sequence ATGGAAGTTAACATAGAGGAGGCTCTCAAAGCGAAAGAGACCGCTGAGAAGCGATTTTTTGAGAAAGATTTTACAGGTGCTCTCACTTATGCAGTAAAAGCTAAGTCACTGTACCCTGAACTTGAGGGCATATCTCATATGCTAGCCACGTTTGACGTTTATGTTGCTTCTGAGGCAAAATATTATGGTGAAATGGATCATTATAAAATTCTTGGACTGAAGCCTTCTGCAAGTAAAGATGCAGTGAAGAAGCAGTACAAAAAGATGGCTGTGTTGCTCCACCCTGATAAGAACAAATGCGTGGGAGCTGATGGGGCTTTCAAACTTGTTTCTGAAGCAGTTACTGTGTTGTCCGACACTGCCAAGAGAAGGTTGTATGATCTTCAGAGAAACAAACAATTAGCAGCTACAGGTAATCAGCCCAATTTGTCTTCAGTTCACGCTGGTGGGGTTCAAGGTTTCAACAATTGTTCCAGTTCATCAGTATCTCATGGTAGACTTGACACTTTCTGGACCGTTTGCACTTCTTGCAAGGTTCAGTATGAGTATCTCCGCAAGTATGTGAACAAAAGACTTTCATGTAAAAACTGCCGAGGCATTTTCATTGCTGTGGAATCTGGGGCAGCCCCAGCAAATGGTTCTTTTCCTTATACTCCTTGTCCTTGGCCGTATGTGCCTAGTAATGGGTATGGGAATCATGGATTTGATGGGGTTACATATGTTCCAAGCAATGGTACCTTTTTCCCAGGAAATGGGATCTCAGGTTTTCATTCTGGACATGGGTATGAATATACTTCAAATATGTCGTTTCAGTGGAACTCATATTCTGGAACCTCAGCTGGTGTTGCAGCTCTTCATGGGTCATCGGCTATATCCCCTGATGCTGTTTATCAGTCAAATGGAAATGTTAAGAAAGCTAGAGAGAAGGTGAAATCAAGAGTGAATGGAAAACGTTCTGTTACAAATGTTGTGGCTAAAGTGGATCTGACCGTGCCTGCTAGCTGTAATCAGCCACCTGAATCTAAGAGCAATGGACGGGATAAGAGAAGGAAACTTACTGTGGGAGCGAGTTTTAGAAATGGGCTTGATGAAAAAGTATCAAAATCTGCTTTAGAAGCAAAACTAGCCAATGGAAATGGGAGTATTGGAAGTGATCAGAAAATTCTTAGTTCAAGGGAACTTCCAACTAGACGTTGCTCCATGGCACCGGCTTTTGATACGAAGAAGTTGTTGCTTGAAAAGGCAAGAACtgaaattttgaagaaattggcTGAGTTTAAGTTGGCATCAGAAGCAGCAGCTGCTGTAAAGAACACAGAAAGAGAGGCTGAAGTGCGTCAACCAGAAGTTGCACAAGCACAGAAATTAGAGATAAAGAATACTGAGCCCCTCTGCATAACTGTCCCTGACCCCGACTTCCATGATTTTGATAAAGATAGGTCAGAGGAATCTTTCAAGCCAAAGCAAATTTGGGCTTTgtatgatgaagaagatggtaTGCCTCGCCTGTACTGTCTGATTCGTGAAGTGGTTTCGCTAAAACCATTCAAGTTAGTCATCACTTACTTGGGCTCTAAAACTGATAGTGAATTCGGGTCCGTGAACTGGCTAGATTGTGGGTTTACCAAATCCTGTGGAAATTTTAGGGCACGGAATCTTGATGTCATTGAGCATGTTAACATTTTCTCTCATGCTTTGAGCCGGGAGAAAGCAGGCAGAGGAGGCTGTGTTCGGATATACCCCAGAAGCGGGGACATTTGGGCTATGTATCGAAACTGGTCAAATAATTGGGACAGATCGACTCCAGCTGAAGTGAGGCACCAGTACATAATGGTGGAAGTTCTTGATGATTACTCCGAAGATCTTGGTGTCTGCGTATCCCCCCTTGTGAAACTGGCTGGATTCAAGACAGTATACCAAAGCAATACGGACAAAGCGGCCATCCAATGGATTCCAAAAAGAGAGATGCTACGCTTCTCGCACCAGGTGCCATCGTGGTTACTCAAGGGAGAAGAGAGTAACCTGCCCGGTAAGTGCTGGGATCTTGATCCAGCTGCAACTCCCGACGAGCTTCTTCACGCCGCGGTGGAAACCGAAGCTTAA
- the LOC103405009 gene encoding zinc finger CCCH domain-containing protein 18 isoform X2, with the protein MDFSESTKVVYNRIQKIEPENVSKIIGYLLLQDHGERDMIRLAFSPDNLIQSLINKAKAELGLCKLAVSPSISPQMNQGPVSDLPLQFTPYSPRPVSSPVTIGAANPYRELSDDQQPLQAVEFASSGYSDSVIENYRLQNRMQFLPEFSSNYCYHEPALSMSTTRRSPSLPVFPVKVCHYFNKGFCKHGSNCRYFHGHPMPESFSQFFSQNSNELSNDDHVVSPGSLEKLKMEIIELLKSRRGFPISIASLPMTYYEKYGRTLQAEGYLTESQRHGKAGYSLTKLLARLKNSIRLIDRPHGQHSVILAEDIPKYLEYTGEKTEPGGSIAGSRQIYLTFPAESNFTEQDVSNYFNKYGLVQDVRIPCQQKRMFGFVTFVYAETVRQILSKGNPHFVCGARVLVKPYREKSRLVDWKHSDTMQHSMCYHSHLMDGDSELQAMPRVCDSARFLRKQFIEENEQALELERRRLSEMNLAVKPLSHHFYHGYSIDDFKHPEAHVEQAEFPSTEEFDYFLDVLNNGSTSDDKISHINTNYNDQDSQGINLPESPFATQMASGISTVS; encoded by the exons ATGGATTTTTCTGAGTCCACAAAAGTTGTGTACAATAGGATCCAGAAGATAGAGCCTGAAAATGTGTCCAAGATTATCGGTTATCTTCTGTTGCAAGACCATGGCGAGCGTGACATGATCCGACTAGCTTTCAGCCCTGATAATTTGATCCAGTCTCTGATTAACAAAGCGAAAGCTGAGCTCGGGTTATGCAAACTGGCAGTGTCTCCTTCAATCTCACCTCAGATGAACCAGGGTCCTGTTTCCGACCTGCCTTTACAATTCACCCCATACAGTCCACGACCTGTTTCATCTCCCGTGACCATTGGGGCAGCAAATCCATATAGGGAACTGTCTGATGATCAGCAACCACTGCAAGCCGTAGAGTTTGCTTCATCAGGGTACTCAGATTCAGTGATTGAAAATTATCGACTCCAAAATCGAATGCAGTTTCTGCCTGAGTTTTCAAGCAATTACTGTTATCATGAACCTGCATTGAGTATGAGTACCACTCGAAGGTCTCCAAGCTTGCCTGTATTTCCTGTTAAGGTTTGCCATTACTTCAATAAGGGGTTCTGTAAGCATGGAAGCAACTGCCGGTACTTCCATGGGCATCCCATGCCAGAAAGCTTTTCTCAGTTTTTCAGCCAAAACTCGAATGAGCTTTCAAATGATGATCACGTTGTCTCCCCTGGCTCCCTTGAAAAGCTAAAGATGGAAATAATTGAGCTTTTGAAATCTAGGAGAGGGTTCCCGATATCAATTGCCTCTTTGCCGATGACGTACTATGAGAAATATGGGAGGACTCTTCAAGCTGAGGGATACCTCACAGAGAGCCAGAGACATGGTAAAGCTGGCTACAGCCTGACCAAGCTTCTTGCTCGATTGAAGAACAGCATTCGCCTTATTGACAG GCCTCACGGACAGCACTCAGTTATATTGGCAGAAGATATCCCAAAATATTTAGAGTATACTGGTGAGAAAACTGAACCTGGTGGCAGTATTGCTGGTTCTCGACAGATATATCTTACCTTTCCAGCCGAGAGTAATTTCACGGAGCAAGATGTTTCCAACTACTTCAA CAAATATGGGCTAGTTCAAGATGTACGCATCCCATGTCAACAAAAGAGGATGTTTGGTTTTGTCACCTTTGTTTATGCAGAGACGGTGAGGCAGATTTTGTCAAAAGGGAATCCTCATTTTGTATGCGGGGCTCGTGTGCTAGTGAAACCTTACAGGGAAAAGTCTAGGCTTGTTGACTG GAAGCATTCGGATACGATGCAGCATTCCATGTGCTACCATTCACATTTAATGGATGGAGATTCGGAGCTTCAAGCAA TGCCCAGAGTTTGCGATAGCGCAAGATTTCTAAGGAAGCAGTTCATAGAGGAAAATGAGCAAGCACTCGAACTTGAGAGAAGGCGTCTCTCGGAGATGAATTTAGCAGTTAAGCCGTTGTCCCATCATTTCTATCATGGCTACTCGATAGATGACTTCAAGCATCCAGAAG CCCATGTAGAGCAAGCTGAGTTCCCATCCACCGAGGAATTTGACTATTTTCTGGATGTTTTGAATAATGGTTCCACCAGTGATGACAAAATCAGTCACATTAACACTAATTACAATGATCAAGATAG tcaaggaattaaccttccagAGAGCCCATTCGCGACTCAAATGGCGAGTGGCATATCAACAGTTTCATAG